A genomic window from Agrobacterium tumefaciens includes:
- a CDS encoding TIM barrel protein: MRFAINHITAPKLSLEAFFATARELGLTEVEIRNDLPDIVGTVEPAAVKAAAEKAGVTIISINALYPFNVWSGDLPARAVAMADYAAASGAKALVMCPLNDGTPVSFDDLVTALKAMTPILKERGLIGFVEPLGFPVSSLRTKAEAIRAIDAAGGGDVYRLVHDTFHHHLAGETVFFPERTGLVHISGVTDPAISVADMLDAHRVLVDGGDRLENIAQIRTLEAAGYKGPYSFEPFATEVHELKDPAAAVKSSINHISQAL, encoded by the coding sequence ATGCGTTTTGCCATCAACCACATCACCGCCCCGAAGCTTTCTCTTGAGGCGTTCTTCGCGACAGCCCGCGAACTCGGCCTGACCGAAGTCGAAATCCGCAACGACCTGCCCGACATCGTCGGCACGGTGGAGCCGGCGGCCGTGAAGGCGGCGGCCGAAAAGGCGGGCGTCACGATCATCTCGATCAATGCGCTTTATCCCTTCAACGTCTGGTCGGGCGACCTGCCTGCGCGGGCCGTTGCCATGGCCGATTATGCGGCGGCAAGCGGCGCGAAAGCGCTGGTCATGTGCCCGCTTAACGACGGTACGCCGGTGTCCTTTGACGATCTCGTCACGGCGCTGAAGGCCATGACGCCGATCCTTAAGGAACGCGGCCTGATCGGTTTCGTCGAGCCGCTCGGTTTCCCGGTCTCTTCGCTGCGCACAAAGGCCGAGGCCATCAGGGCCATCGATGCGGCCGGTGGCGGCGATGTCTACAGGCTGGTGCACGATACCTTCCACCACCATCTAGCAGGCGAGACGGTGTTCTTCCCCGAACGCACCGGCCTCGTGCATATTTCCGGCGTGACCGATCCTGCCATCTCCGTAGCCGACATGCTCGACGCCCACCGCGTTCTGGTGGATGGCGGCGACCGGCTGGAGAATATCGCCCAGATCAGGACACTAGAGGCGGCCGGTTACAAGGGACCTTACAGCTTCGAACCCTTCGCGACGGAAGTACACGAACTGAAGGATCCGGCTGCTGCCGTAAAGAGCAGCATCAACCATATCTCCCAGGCGCTCTGA
- a CDS encoding Gfo/Idh/MocA family oxidoreductase: MTVRIGVIGTGAIGRDHARRINKVLGGAKVVALSDVNRTSAEAVRNDIAPDAEIFATGEELIASPDVDAVLVTSWGATHEQYVLASIAAGKPCFCEKPLATTADGAKRIVDAEVAHGRRLVQVGFMRRYDAGYVALKQAVDSRIGAPIMVHAAHRNPTVPEQYVTPMAIHDTMIHEIDVLRWLLDDDYVSARVLFPRSAARSHARLKDPQIVILETTKGTIIDVEIFVNCHYGYDIQCQVVGEDGIASLPEPMSVQTRLGAKLQNDILTDWKDRFIASYDVELQDFIHAAAKGTASGPNSWDGYVAAITSDACVAAQETEGAAVEIKLPTRPALYQ; this comes from the coding sequence ATGACTGTGAGAATTGGGGTTATCGGCACCGGCGCCATCGGCCGCGACCATGCCCGACGCATCAACAAGGTCCTTGGCGGCGCGAAGGTCGTGGCGCTGAGCGACGTCAACCGCACCTCGGCAGAAGCGGTGCGCAATGACATCGCCCCGGATGCGGAAATCTTCGCCACCGGCGAGGAACTGATCGCGTCACCTGATGTGGATGCGGTGCTCGTCACCTCCTGGGGTGCGACTCATGAGCAATATGTGCTGGCGTCAATCGCCGCCGGCAAACCGTGCTTTTGCGAAAAGCCGCTGGCAACAACGGCGGATGGGGCAAAACGCATCGTCGACGCGGAAGTGGCGCATGGCAGGCGGTTGGTTCAGGTGGGCTTCATGCGCCGCTACGATGCCGGTTATGTCGCGCTGAAACAGGCCGTCGATAGCAGGATCGGCGCGCCGATCATGGTGCACGCCGCTCATCGTAATCCAACCGTTCCGGAGCAATATGTCACCCCGATGGCGATCCATGACACGATGATCCATGAGATCGACGTGTTGCGCTGGCTGCTTGACGATGACTATGTTTCGGCGCGTGTTCTCTTTCCCCGTTCGGCGGCCAGAAGCCACGCGCGGCTGAAGGACCCGCAGATCGTCATTCTGGAGACGACGAAGGGCACGATCATCGATGTCGAAATCTTCGTCAATTGCCATTATGGCTATGATATCCAGTGCCAGGTGGTGGGCGAGGACGGCATTGCCAGCCTGCCGGAGCCGATGTCGGTGCAGACTCGCCTCGGCGCCAAGCTGCAGAACGATATCCTCACCGACTGGAAAGACCGCTTCATCGCCAGCTACGATGTGGAATTGCAGGACTTCATCCATGCGGCGGCAAAGGGTACGGCCTCGGGACCGAATTCCTGGGACGGCTACGTGGCCGCCATCACCTCCGACGCCTGCGTGGCCGCGCAGGAAACAGAGGGGGCAGCCGTTGAAATCAAGCTTCCCACCCGTCCCGCCCTTTATCAGTGA
- a CDS encoding sugar phosphate isomerase/epimerase, whose amino-acid sequence MRIALDPFMHRHLSLEALPAKVKELGYDWIELSPRADFLEWFKAPRVFPERIRSFKKALKDADVGIASLLPMYRWASNDETERQAAVKHWKRAIEIAVELEVDTMNSEFGRGPHPDKGSCYCCHTGSMIEACEDAWWRSMEELVPIFERENINLHVEPHPEDWCETLQPALDIIRTVNSKNVKFLYCAPHTFYFGDDTRAMLREAKDVLAHVHVGDTFNHKASSGLRYILNPPGTQARVHQHLNIGQGEVPWDDFFGTLAEIGFDGIVTSCVFAWEDRADESGEFMCAEINNYIEKYRK is encoded by the coding sequence ATGCGCATCGCCCTCGACCCTTTCATGCACCGCCATCTCAGCCTCGAAGCCCTTCCGGCCAAAGTGAAGGAACTCGGCTACGACTGGATCGAACTCAGCCCCCGCGCGGATTTCCTCGAATGGTTCAAGGCGCCGCGCGTCTTTCCCGAGCGGATCAGGTCTTTCAAGAAGGCGCTGAAAGATGCTGATGTCGGCATCGCCTCGCTGCTGCCGATGTATCGCTGGGCCTCCAATGACGAGACCGAGCGGCAGGCGGCGGTGAAACACTGGAAACGCGCCATCGAGATCGCCGTCGAACTGGAGGTCGATACGATGAACTCCGAATTCGGCCGTGGCCCGCATCCCGACAAGGGGTCATGTTATTGCTGCCACACCGGATCGATGATCGAGGCCTGCGAGGATGCCTGGTGGCGCTCGATGGAAGAGCTGGTGCCGATCTTCGAGCGCGAAAATATCAACCTGCATGTCGAGCCGCACCCGGAGGACTGGTGCGAGACGCTGCAGCCGGCACTGGACATCATCCGCACGGTCAATTCTAAGAACGTCAAATTCCTCTATTGCGCGCCGCATACCTTCTATTTCGGCGACGACACCAGGGCGATGCTGCGCGAAGCCAAGGATGTGTTGGCGCATGTGCATGTGGGCGATACCTTTAACCACAAGGCCAGTTCCGGGCTTCGCTACATTCTCAATCCACCCGGCACACAGGCACGGGTACACCAGCATCTCAATATCGGCCAGGGCGAAGTGCCATGGGACGACTTCTTCGGCACGCTCGCCGAAATCGGTTTCGACGGCATCGTGACCTCCTGCGTTTTCGCCTGGGAGGACAGGGCTGATGAATCGGGCGAGTTCATGTGCGCTGAAATCAACAATTACATCGAAAAATACCGCAAGTGA